The following are from one region of the Rhinoraja longicauda isolate Sanriku21f chromosome 33, sRhiLon1.1, whole genome shotgun sequence genome:
- the minar1 gene encoding major intrinsically disordered Notch2-binding receptor 1, which yields MEAAPEYSLFLVRILEELDASRGTVSYQDLCKLLCARFDLTHLAKLRSLLFYTACLDPNFPATLFKEKLRCNVENTQSKKIMVAADIVTMFNLIQMNGGVAKERLPHRHPQVRKNESFESCRSETEICRLRSSAYACGHDPVAGEPAASRRPSSSPASDCKDSQRFICTSDPNFFLGVRNEGTPEHNGRATSLDRLQASPTFNGIDPQDCVMQSTYFPMDPGHDSNSDQDSPTRKTDRNGALDSSDEALTISPCGEASNVFSSELEDMLPCVGKLGSMGKESEDEDLEPSIQSSSSRFSTFFSNSFEMPYNNPYCDAIPSRGHDKRCAKHESLDDLQGSTYFGPSTISQEPRNLSKQTKPPPWLLKSWSLNAEQGEDGEKYFNEGKRQGHHHQGGTTKEDLVAEARQRQAAAAAVAISTMDRAKSYFQQAEETVRFPPPAADPSGLANPRKLKEKGYKPSSLEQTTTVGTQTEQAARGRAQGIGRCPRPKPGDKAPVRQSDEESEGLSDDISDIFRFLDDMSVSGSTGLLQSSYNSSGSLSRLPKAEGGSPERTPAKASSAQPDSAQSPRPSQAADEELKASVCQLVLRVGEMEKKLEGLSGVRDEIAQVLVKLNHLDQKIQETPEERVSPDSNADSLRVKAMRKSLFVRRSSKSLTEENSATESKIASIANSPRDWRALGCASEPGHAKRQGTADSKDWQHKHSEGDRRCIISQSHRPSKHGKDSLLIEQVFSPHMYPNSMKSHMKNNPLYTDLRLTEVLEQKQPQPPWAIEEYSRTSDKNQESLNPNNLEYWMEDIYTPGYDSLLKRKEAEFRRAKICKIAALIVAAVCTVVLVIVVPICTMKS from the exons ATGGAAGCAGCGCCGGAGTACTCGCTGTTCCTGGTGCGGATCTTGGAGGAGTTGGATGCGAGCCGCGGCACGGTTTCCTATCAGGACCTGTGCAAGCTGCTGTGTGCCCGCTTTGACCTGACCCACCTGGCCAAGCTGAGGAGCCTGCTGTTCTACACGGCCTGCCTGGACCCCAATTTCCCGGCCACCCTCTTCAAGGAGAAACTGCGGTGCAACGTGGAGAACACACAGTCCAAGAAGATCATGGTGGCCGCCGACATAGTGACCATGTTCAACCTGATCCAGATGAACGGCGGGGTGGCGAAGGAGAGACTGCCCCACCGGCACCCGCAGGTGAGGAAGAACGAGTCCTTCGAGTCGTGCCGCTCTGAAACTGAGATCTGCCGACTCCGCTCGTCCGCGTACGCCTGTGGCCACGACCCTGTCGCCGGCGAGCCCGCCGCCTCCAGGCGCCCCAGCAGCTCCCCAGCGTCCGACTGCAAGGACAGCCAGCGCTTCATCTGCACCTCCGACCCCAACTTCTTCCTGGGGGTCAGGAACGAGGGGACGCCGGAGCACAACGGCAGGGCCACCTCGCTCGACAGGCTGCAGGCTTCTCCTACCTTTAACGGGATCGACCCCCAGGACTGCGTGATGCAATCCACCTACTTCCCCATGGACCCCGGCCACGATTCCAACTCCGACCAAGATTCCCCCACCAGGAAAACCGACAGGAATGGGGCGCTTGATTCCAGCGACGAAGCGTTGACCATCAGCCCGTGTGGGGAGGCCAGCAACGTTTTCAGCAGCGAACTGGAGGACATGCTGCCTTGCGTGGGAAAGTTGGGGTCCATGGGCAAGGAGTCGGAAGACGAGGATCTGGAGCCAAGCATCCAGAGCAGCTCTTCTCGCTTCTCCACCTTTTTCAGTAACAGCTTCGAGATGCCCTACAACAACCCCTACTGCGACGCCATCCCGTCCAGAGGCCACGACAAGAGGTGCGCCAAGCACGAAAGTCTGGATGATCTGCAGGGTTCCACCTACTTTGGCCCGAGCACCATCTCGCAGGAGCCCCGCAACCTGAGCAAGCAGACCAAGCCGCCTCCTTGGCTGCTGAAGAGTTGGAGCCTGAACGCGGAGCAAGGGGAGGACGGGGAGAAGTATTTCAACGAGGGCAAGCGCCAGGGTCATCACCATCAGGGTGGCACGACCAAGGAGGACCTGGTGGCCGAGGCGCGCCAGAGacaggcggcggcggcggcggtggcgATCAGCACCATGGACAGGGCTAAAAGCTACTTCCAACAGGCGGAGGAGACCGTGCGCTTCCCGCCGCCCGCCGCCGACCCCTCCGGCCTCGCCAACCCCAGGAAGCTGAAGGAGAAAGGCTACAAGCCGTCGAGCCTGGAGCAGACGACCACCGTGGGCACCCAGACGGAGCAGGCGGCCCGGGGCCGGGCTCAGGGCATCGGCCGCTGCCCCCGCCCTAAGCCCGGGGACAAGGCTCCCGTCCGGCAGTCGGACGAGGAATCGGAGGGACTCAGCGACGACATCAGCGATATCTTCAGGTTTCTGGACGACATGAGCGTGAGTGGGTCGACGGGACTCCTGCAGTCGAGCTACAACAGCAGCGGCTCACTGTCGCGGCTCCCCAAGGCGGAGGGCGGCAGTCCCGAGAGGACCCCGGCTAAAGCCAGCTCAGCCCAGCCCGACTCGGCCCAGAGCCCCCGACCCAGCCAGGCCGCGGACGAGGAGCTGAAGGCCAGCGTGTGTCAGCTGGTGCTGAGGGTGGGCGAGATGGAGAAGAAGCTAGAGGGCCTGTCCGGGGTCAGGGACGAGATAGCGCAGGTCCTGGTCAAACTCAACCACTTGGACCAGAAGATCCAGGAGACGCCCGAGGAGCGAGTGTCGCCCGACAGCAACGCGGACAGTCTCCGCGTCAAAGCCATGCGGAAAAGTCTGTTCGTCCGGAGATCGTCCAAGTCCCTCACCGAGGAGAACAGCGCCACCGAGTCCAAAATCGCCAGCATCGCCAACTCGCCCCGGGACTGGCGAGCGTTGGGCTGCGCCAGCGAGCCGGGCCACGCCAAGCGCCAGGGCACCGCCGACAGTAAGGACTGGCAACACAAGCACAGTGAG GGAGATCGCCGCTGCATCATTTCACAGTCACATCGGCCGTCAAAGCACGGGAAAGATTCTCTTTTAATCGAACAGGTTTTCAGCCCTCACATGTATCCCAATTCCATGAAATCGCACATGAAGAACAACCCGCTGTACACGGATCTCCGGCTGACCGAGGTCCTGGAGCAGAAGCAGCCACAGCCACCATGGGCCATTGAGGAGTACAGCAGGACCAGTGACAAG